The following coding sequences are from one Capsicum annuum cultivar UCD-10X-F1 chromosome 3, UCD10Xv1.1, whole genome shotgun sequence window:
- the LOC107865929 gene encoding mannan endo-1,4-beta-mannosidase 6-like has translation MSEFVKSLDQKHLVTNGLEGFYVVEKLGNVGLNPGKWAASLGVDFIENSAIDNIDFNSIHAYPHIWIKYINSDTKVDFPSRWIDSHISEAEKILKKSVFSQKLVSLRVYRRTTEIFF, from the exons ATGTCTGAATTTGTCAAAAGTTTGGATCAGAAGCATCTTGTGACTAATGGACTCGAAGGCTTTTACGTTGTGGAAAAACTCGGAAACGTTGGATTGAACCCAGGGAAATGGGCAGCATCACTTGGAGTGGACTTCATTGAGAACTCTGCAATTGACAACATCGACTTTAATTCCATTCATGCTTACCCCCACATTTG GATCAAATATATAAATTCAGATACGAAAGTAGACTTTCCATCTCGTTGGATTGATTCTCACATTAGTGAAGCTGAAAAGATCCTTAAGAAGTCGGTTTTTTCACAAAAGCTGGTTTCCCTTCGAGTATACAGAAGAACGACagaaatatttttctga